Proteins from one Desulfonema limicola genomic window:
- a CDS encoding topoisomerase DNA-binding C4 zinc finger domain-containing protein yields MLKFISQLMAKSGSGLFVQMDLTSTHSHIMRYIKSKTLPVLTESQVIEIKEKIEQGRLTPSFKTNREHVRHVKNIVAGKAVNNIPSCPKCGSSMILREIRKGQNIGKKFWGCSKFPQCRGIVNVKQYCL; encoded by the coding sequence ATGCTGAAATTTATCAGTCAATTAATGGCGAAATCTGGAAGCGGGTTATTTGTTCAAATGGATTTGACTAGCACTCATTCACATATAATGAGGTATATCAAATCAAAGACATTACCTGTTTTAACTGAATCACAGGTTATCGAAATCAAAGAGAAAATCGAACAGGGGAGACTCACTCCATCCTTTAAGACAAATCGTGAGCATGTGAGGCATGTCAAAAATATCGTTGCCGGTAAAGCAGTCAACAATATCCCAAGTTGTCCAAAATGTGGCAGTTCGATGATATTGCGGGAAATCAGGAAAGGCCAGAATATCGGTAAAAAGTTTTGGGGCTGCTCAAAGTTTCCGCAATGCAGGGGGATCGTAAATGTCAAACAGTATTGCCTTTAA
- a CDS encoding M15 family metallopeptidase, which yields MKKKYLIIIIWLVCIVSQNHGFGFQAAGSFEHPVIDSSLTWNQALIKKSGLAAPDDIVKDQVLLTVLYYSFDDKIHQGQIIIHKELAADIKMIFALALKEKFPFQSVIPVSQFDWDDNKSMKANNTSGFNYRNAAGSKSLSQHAFGRAVDINPFLNPYIKNNISLPLGSQYKPGKPGTLSHNSPLVKAFLNLGWIWGGNWKTIKDYQHFQKPRAK from the coding sequence ATGAAAAAAAAATATTTAATTATAATAATCTGGCTGGTATGTATTGTAAGCCAAAATCATGGCTTTGGTTTTCAGGCTGCGGGCAGTTTTGAACATCCTGTTATAGACAGCAGTCTAACATGGAATCAGGCATTAATAAAGAAATCCGGACTGGCTGCACCTGATGATATTGTCAAAGATCAGGTTCTTCTTACGGTTTTATACTATAGTTTTGATGATAAAATCCATCAGGGACAGATTATAATACATAAAGAACTGGCAGCAGATATAAAGATGATTTTTGCCCTGGCTTTAAAAGAAAAATTTCCTTTTCAATCTGTTATACCAGTTTCTCAATTTGACTGGGATGATAATAAAAGCATGAAGGCCAATAATACATCAGGCTTTAATTATCGAAATGCGGCTGGCAGTAAATCACTTTCCCAACATGCTTTTGGCCGGGCTGTTGATATCAATCCTTTTTTAAATCCATATATAAAAAATAATATTTCCCTGCCTTTGGGGTCTCAATATAAACCTGGAAAACCAGGAACATTAAGCCATAATTCTCCACTGGTTAAAGCATTTTTAAACTTGGGCTGGATTTGGGGAGGGAATTGGAAAACAATTAAGGATTATCAGCATTTTCAAAAACCCCGGGCAAAGTAA
- a CDS encoding caspase family protein, with translation MARRALLVGINDYKGVSDLRGCHNDVGNMRNILKEYLGFSNNDIRVVIDSRATKEAILYRLEYMVSKARPGDFMVFHFSGHGSRIRDRNGDELEDGMDELLCPWDINWDNGFILDDDLNLIFSRIPQGALLEVFLDCCHSGTGLDLVSSSARSAASGNSSSSFQSRYLQPPPDIRYRFEGEEDQLCSTRGFTQGNRSGTRSTVNHILWAGCSADQESADANINGSYNGAFTYYFCKHMRETGGNISRRNLLERIKNSLKYNRLPQIPQLECTNPASYENNPLQYPCYDNAATRTLFLTTPYMRGEDVKNIQSALAKAGYRVTPDGVFGPHTFAIIKQYQKDNNLKIDGIAGPELYKRLVK, from the coding sequence ATGGCAAGACGGGCGCTTTTAGTAGGTATTAATGATTATAAAGGTGTTAGTGATCTAAGGGGCTGCCACAATGATGTAGGCAACATGAGAAATATTCTCAAAGAATATCTTGGTTTTTCCAATAATGACATTCGTGTTGTTATTGATTCCCGTGCAACAAAAGAAGCTATTTTATACCGGCTTGAATACATGGTAAGCAAGGCCAGACCTGGAGATTTTATGGTATTTCATTTTTCAGGCCATGGCTCCCGAATCAGGGACCGCAATGGAGACGAGCTTGAAGACGGCATGGATGAACTCCTTTGTCCCTGGGATATAAACTGGGATAACGGCTTTATTTTAGACGATGATCTCAACCTTATTTTCAGCAGAATACCCCAGGGTGCCCTGCTGGAGGTTTTCCTGGACTGCTGCCATTCAGGAACCGGGTTAGACCTGGTGAGCAGTTCAGCCCGGTCTGCTGCTTCAGGAAACAGCAGCAGTTCCTTTCAATCCCGTTATCTTCAGCCTCCTCCTGATATTAGGTACCGGTTTGAAGGTGAAGAAGATCAGCTTTGCTCTACCAGAGGTTTTACACAAGGAAACCGGTCAGGCACGCGCAGCACTGTAAATCATATACTATGGGCAGGATGCAGTGCTGACCAGGAATCTGCAGATGCTAATATTAACGGCTCATACAACGGAGCTTTTACTTATTATTTTTGCAAGCATATGCGTGAAACAGGAGGCAATATAAGCAGAAGAAACCTTTTGGAACGTATAAAAAACTCTCTCAAATACAATAGACTGCCCCAAATCCCCCAGCTTGAATGCACAAATCCGGCTTCTTATGAAAATAATCCTCTTCAATACCCATGTTATGATAATGCAGCAACCAGGACTCTTTTCCTGACAACCCCCTATATGAGGGGAGAGGATGTTAAAAATATTCAGTCAGCACTTGCAAAAGCAGGATATCGTGTTACCCCTGACGGTGTTTTCGGTCCTCATACATTTGCCATTATTAAACAATATCAAAAGGACAATAACCTGAAAATTGACGGTATTGCAGGGCCTGAATTATACAAACGGCTTGTTAAATAG
- a CDS encoding peptidylprolyl isomerase, which translates to MIGTKNDYKEDIDRLTAVFETSMGTFEAELYAKECPETVWNFVNLAEGRQDTQRGGNYYDGLTFHRIIKDFMIQGGCPFGMGNGGPGYQFKDEFHKDLKHDSEGIFSMANAGPGTNGSQFFITLAPTPHLDNRHSVFGKVTKGIEVIQEIGAVRTGAMDKPKQPVVIKKVSIVR; encoded by the coding sequence ATGATTGGCACAAAAAATGACTACAAAGAAGATATTGACCGTTTAACAGCAGTTTTTGAAACAAGCATGGGAACATTTGAGGCAGAACTTTATGCAAAAGAATGTCCTGAAACAGTCTGGAATTTTGTAAATCTGGCTGAAGGGCGGCAGGATACCCAGAGAGGGGGAAATTATTATGACGGCCTGACCTTTCACAGAATAATCAAGGATTTCATGATTCAGGGCGGATGCCCTTTTGGGATGGGCAATGGAGGGCCTGGGTATCAATTTAAAGATGAATTTCATAAAGATTTAAAGCATGACAGTGAGGGTATTTTTTCAATGGCAAATGCAGGGCCTGGAACCAATGGAAGCCAGTTTTTCATTACCCTTGCTCCTACTCCCCATCTTGACAACCGGCACTCGGTTTTTGGGAAAGTAACAAAAGGTATTGAAGTGATTCAAGAAATCGGTGCAGTAAGAACCGGGGCAATGGATAAACCAAAACAGCCTGTTGTAATAAAAAAGGTCAGCATTGTCAGATAA
- a CDS encoding sigma-54-dependent transcriptional regulator — protein MNILIVDDEKMQRDMLKGFLVKQGYEVTSAENGQNAMDLFLQQPFQLVILDHKMPDMNGDELFAKIKEINPLIHAIMITAYGSVDTAVEVMKMGADDFMEKPVDLLQVLDKIRMIEQRIITQKEADDVAEIIENQALPIKIAGNSQAVKDVLSLVQRLAPTPWAVLIRGETGTGKELIARLVHLLSNVNEGPFIEINCGAVPENLFESELFGHEKGAFTGAASARKGRFELADNGTIFLDEIGELPLNLQPKLLRAIQEKRISRVGSEKDIDINVRIVAATNRELRLMAEQGLFREDLFFRLNVFEIEIPPLRDRKEDIPILVDFFLDRFSPRKVSFDPDAMSTLMKYTFPGNVRELEHIIQRTITLVRGSVITSRDLPLEIRYHQVSQQGTLSQRLEALEKELIISALEKYEWVQTKAADSLGISERVLRYKMKKNKIKNLSAVLWKL, from the coding sequence ATGAATATTCTTATTGTTGATGATGAAAAAATGCAGCGGGATATGCTGAAAGGTTTTCTTGTAAAACAGGGTTATGAAGTAACCAGTGCAGAAAACGGGCAAAATGCCATGGATTTGTTTTTACAGCAGCCTTTTCAGCTTGTAATCCTGGATCACAAAATGCCTGACATGAACGGTGACGAGCTTTTTGCAAAAATAAAGGAAATTAATCCTCTTATTCATGCAATTATGATTACAGCCTATGGCAGTGTTGATACAGCAGTTGAGGTCATGAAAATGGGTGCTGATGATTTTATGGAAAAACCCGTTGACCTGCTCCAGGTTTTAGATAAAATCAGGATGATTGAACAGCGCATTATCACCCAAAAGGAAGCTGATGATGTTGCTGAGATCATTGAAAACCAGGCTTTACCCATAAAAATTGCAGGAAACAGCCAGGCTGTAAAAGATGTATTATCCCTTGTGCAGCGTTTAGCTCCAACCCCCTGGGCTGTTCTTATCAGGGGTGAAACAGGAACAGGCAAAGAATTAATAGCCAGGCTGGTACATCTTCTCAGCAATGTAAACGAAGGTCCTTTTATAGAGATTAACTGCGGCGCTGTTCCTGAAAATCTCTTTGAATCAGAACTTTTTGGTCATGAAAAAGGTGCATTTACAGGAGCAGCATCTGCACGCAAAGGGCGGTTTGAGCTTGCAGATAATGGAACAATATTTCTAGATGAAATTGGAGAACTGCCCTTAAATCTTCAGCCAAAACTGCTCAGGGCAATTCAGGAAAAACGAATCTCCAGGGTTGGAAGCGAAAAAGATATTGATATTAATGTGAGAATAGTAGCAGCAACAAACAGGGAACTGAGACTTATGGCTGAACAGGGACTGTTCAGGGAAGACCTTTTCTTCAGGCTCAACGTTTTTGAGATTGAAATCCCTCCTTTAAGAGACCGGAAAGAAGACATCCCGATTCTTGTAGATTTTTTTCTTGACCGTTTCAGTCCCAGAAAGGTCAGCTTTGATCCTGATGCAATGTCAACATTAATGAAATACACTTTTCCAGGAAATGTAAGGGAACTTGAGCATATTATTCAGAGAACAATAACACTTGTCAGGGGCAGTGTTATTACCAGCAGGGACCTGCCTTTGGAAATACGCTACCACCAGGTCAGTCAGCAGGGAACACTTTCACAAAGACTTGAAGCTCTTGAAAAAGAATTAATCATATCAGCTCTTGAAAAATACGAATGGGTTCAGACCAAAGCAGCCGATTCACTGGGCATAAGCGAAAGGGTGCTGAGATATAAAATGAAGAAAAATAAAATAAAAAATCTTAGCGCCGTCCTATGGAAACTATGA
- a CDS encoding sensor histidine kinase, translated as MKQDSRIIFKKTDYNRVLPAWKGSLFLFSLLIIIVLLYFLWQMRQLQQIFLTHSLEQSKILASVIERNARSAVVSQQTIEKIIHIFLGSTAKFIDYLDAVEPFSESELLEFALESGLAGICIVKQSGEYTQGPENWLDTEIISCRTEDQILKHLPLKHLFILNLQRIEAKGCIILGFAAAHIEKMHENIGVSHLLESLSGLSDIKYVLIEPGINNKPGTSHSPDAKIKKYKNIQVAETRLEFGKDMLVLGMDTKHFLARTRQLWNEFFFFSAVLALFGIFFSWLFHHFQTGYLTKIREIERELAHQREDAALGRSAAAITHEIRNPLNAMSMGLQRLQIEADDLSDEYQQLIDDILKALKRTNSIVSNISQYAKPLTPQKKKIKIRETADHILSLYRKKCEDYGVKIDCSIPENHEINADSGMIEQVMENLIKNAVEAQSPDTETDKRFIKISTDINGKNTKISVENSGFNMNISQAREILEPYFTTKTRGTGLGLSIVQKIVYAHQGQIEVNVPEPGIIRITISIP; from the coding sequence ATGAAACAAGATTCCAGGATTATTTTTAAAAAAACTGATTATAACAGGGTACTGCCGGCATGGAAAGGCAGTCTTTTTCTTTTTAGTTTATTAATTATAATTGTATTACTTTATTTTCTCTGGCAGATGCGCCAGTTACAGCAGATATTTCTCACCCATTCCCTTGAACAATCCAAAATTCTTGCCAGTGTTATTGAACGCAATGCCCGAAGTGCTGTTGTTTCTCAGCAGACAATTGAAAAAATTATTCATATTTTCCTGGGCAGTACGGCAAAATTTATTGATTACCTTGATGCTGTTGAACCTTTTTCAGAAAGTGAATTATTAGAATTTGCCCTGGAATCAGGTCTGGCCGGCATATGTATTGTAAAACAAAGCGGTGAATATACACAAGGGCCTGAAAACTGGCTGGATACTGAGATTATTTCATGCCGTACAGAAGATCAAATCCTCAAACACCTGCCTTTAAAACATCTTTTTATCCTGAATCTACAAAGAATCGAAGCAAAAGGGTGCATAATTCTTGGCTTTGCAGCAGCTCATATTGAAAAAATGCACGAAAATATCGGGGTATCACACCTTCTTGAATCCTTATCAGGCCTTTCAGATATTAAGTATGTCCTCATAGAACCAGGCATAAACAACAAACCTGGCACCAGTCATTCACCTGATGCAAAAATAAAAAAATACAAAAACATCCAGGTTGCAGAAACACGTCTTGAATTTGGAAAAGATATGCTTGTTTTAGGCATGGATACCAAACATTTTCTTGCAAGAACCAGGCAGCTCTGGAATGAATTTTTTTTCTTTAGTGCAGTTCTTGCCTTGTTTGGCATTTTTTTCTCATGGCTTTTTCATCATTTTCAAACAGGATATTTAACTAAAATCCGTGAAATAGAGCGGGAACTTGCACATCAAAGGGAAGATGCTGCACTGGGCCGTTCTGCTGCTGCAATTACCCATGAAATCAGAAATCCGCTTAATGCCATGAGTATGGGGCTTCAGAGGCTTCAAATTGAAGCAGATGATCTTTCAGATGAATATCAGCAGCTTATTGACGATATTCTCAAAGCCTTAAAACGAACCAACAGCATTGTATCCAATATCAGTCAATATGCAAAACCTTTGACACCACAAAAAAAGAAGATTAAAATCAGGGAGACCGCAGATCATATTCTCAGCCTTTATCGTAAGAAATGCGAGGACTATGGTGTTAAAATTGACTGCAGCATACCAGAAAACCATGAGATTAATGCTGATTCAGGCATGATTGAACAGGTAATGGAAAATTTAATTAAAAATGCTGTTGAAGCCCAGAGTCCTGATACTGAAACTGATAAGAGGTTTATAAAAATAAGCACAGATATAAACGGAAAAAATACAAAAATAAGCGTTGAAAACAGCGGATTTAATATGAACATTTCCCAGGCAAGGGAGATTCTTGAACCCTATTTCACAACAAAAACAAGAGGAACTGGTCTTGGACTTTCTATTGTACAAAAAATTGTTTATGCTCATCAAGGCCAGATAGAGGTTAATGTCCCGGAACCTGGAATAATCCGCATTACAATTTCCATCCCATAA
- a CDS encoding YkvA family protein encodes MQNNKNNRSFIATPLSAHGMPVFWIYILAVLGIIYVLNPGSGVLEFIPDNIPFIGNLDEGGAVLAIWYGLLELLEGKKFRNTYSKKSN; translated from the coding sequence ATGCAAAATAATAAAAATAACAGGAGTTTTATTGCAACTCCTTTATCAGCTCATGGTATGCCTGTATTCTGGATATACATTCTTGCAGTATTGGGAATTATTTATGTGCTTAATCCAGGTTCAGGGGTTCTGGAGTTTATACCTGATAATATTCCTTTTATTGGAAACCTGGATGAAGGCGGAGCAGTTCTTGCAATATGGTATGGTCTGCTTGAACTGCTGGAAGGTAAGAAATTCAGGAACACTTATTCAAAAAAATCAAACTGA
- a CDS encoding amidohydrolase family protein — protein MQKDQIILAGWLIDGSGGPIQEKMLIYTADRLIQKIIKLESMNQLSENFKDYSGFTIIPGLIDAHVHLFMSGTKDQKIRQCQLNAGYEEIKPVISGHLKQFQDYGIIAVRDGGDYGGYTAQYINKFSEQLPVYVKAAGKAWRKPDRYGRLIGRPPDRDQSLDSAILNQRGCDHVKIVNSGLNSLYEFGKQTKPQFQLEELKAGVKAAHEKKLKVMVHCNGKIPVEIAVKAGCDSIEHGFFMGRDNLKLMADSNIFWVPTAITMKAYSEQLPPESLEAEISRKNYEHQVEQIAAAGDLGVNLALGTDSGSLGVFHGKSAAQELQILTKAGYSIQKAVKCGTSNGAALLDIENTGLVKPGKAANFLAVQGKPDELIENLKSRRFKKI, from the coding sequence ATGCAAAAAGATCAAATAATTCTTGCAGGATGGCTTATTGACGGCAGCGGGGGGCCGATTCAGGAAAAAATGCTGATATATACTGCCGATAGATTGATCCAAAAGATTATAAAACTTGAATCCATGAACCAGTTATCTGAAAATTTCAAAGATTATTCAGGGTTTACTATTATACCAGGGCTTATTGATGCTCATGTTCATTTATTTATGTCAGGAACAAAGGATCAAAAGATAAGACAATGCCAGCTTAATGCAGGATATGAAGAAATAAAACCTGTTATATCCGGGCATTTAAAACAGTTTCAGGATTATGGGATTATTGCTGTCAGGGACGGGGGTGATTATGGCGGATATACAGCACAATATATAAATAAATTTTCAGAACAACTTCCGGTTTATGTTAAAGCTGCAGGCAAAGCCTGGCGAAAGCCTGACCGGTACGGCAGGCTTATTGGAAGACCGCCTGACAGGGACCAGTCCCTTGACAGTGCGATTTTAAATCAAAGAGGCTGCGACCATGTTAAAATCGTAAATTCAGGTTTAAACAGCCTGTATGAATTTGGAAAACAAACAAAACCCCAGTTTCAGCTTGAAGAATTAAAGGCAGGGGTCAAAGCAGCTCATGAAAAAAAACTAAAGGTAATGGTGCATTGCAATGGAAAAATTCCTGTTGAGATAGCTGTTAAAGCAGGCTGTGATTCCATTGAACATGGTTTTTTTATGGGCAGGGATAATTTAAAACTTATGGCTGACAGCAATATTTTCTGGGTTCCAACAGCCATAACCATGAAAGCCTATTCAGAGCAGCTTCCTCCTGAAAGTTTAGAAGCTGAAATTTCAAGAAAAAATTATGAGCATCAGGTTGAACAGATTGCTGCTGCTGGGGATTTGGGGGTTAATCTGGCTTTGGGTACTGATTCAGGCAGTTTAGGAGTTTTTCATGGAAAATCTGCTGCACAGGAATTGCAGATATTAACAAAAGCAGGATATTCCATCCAGAAAGCTGTTAAATGTGGGACATCCAATGGTGCAGCTCTGCTGGATATTGAAAACACAGGACTGGTTAAGCCTGGAAAGGCTGCAAATTTTCTGGCAGTACAGGGTAAGCCTGATGAACTTATAGAAAATCTGAAATCAAGGAGATTTAAGAAAATTTAA
- a CDS encoding substrate-binding periplasmic protein has translation MKILLNLLVVLLIVISNTQVNAKTIKMAVFKLEPFMMEDPKSKEVVGVTIDYWKEFIAPEMGVNVEVVGIYPILRATEMLKNGEVDVVSQLTKIPEREVDFLYPDTALTTIISCLVVLKDSPLQEVNKSEDLFGKTIGFIKAAC, from the coding sequence ATGAAAATTTTACTGAATTTACTTGTTGTTTTATTAATTGTGATTTCAAACACTCAGGTTAATGCGAAAACTATCAAAATGGCTGTTTTTAAGTTAGAACCATTCATGATGGAAGATCCAAAATCTAAAGAAGTTGTTGGAGTAACCATAGATTACTGGAAAGAATTTATAGCACCGGAAATGGGCGTTAATGTAGAAGTTGTTGGGATATATCCTATACTAAGAGCAACAGAAATGTTAAAAAATGGCGAAGTTGATGTTGTCTCTCAGTTAACTAAAATACCTGAACGTGAAGTTGATTTTCTATATCCTGATACTGCTTTAACTACAATTATCAGTTGCCTCGTTGTCCTGAAAGACAGTCCGCTGCAAGAAGTAAACAAAAGTGAAGATTTATTTGGTAAAACTATTGGTTTTATCAAGGCTGCCTGTTGA
- a CDS encoding DEAD/DEAH box helicase: protein MSFKTLGLCTELLQSADELGFTSPMPIQEKAIPILLSGEKDFVGLAQTGTGKTCAFGLPLIQKIDNTSPHTQGIVVCPTRELCLQITSDLKNYARHMKTINIVAVYGGASIVNQIRQLKVKPHIIVATPGRLMDMMERKAVNLSQINYAVLDEADEMLNMGFQEDINHILKATPEHRKIWLFSATMPRGVAAIAKNYLKNPVEITVGAKNESPKNISHKCYVIHEKNRYLALKRIIDFTPDMFGLIFCRTRKDTQIVAEDLMKDGYQAESLHGDLSQSQRDYVMRKFRQGTVRLLVATDVAARGLDVDDITHVIHYNLPDEMETYTHRSGRTARAGKSGASIALINTKEKYRIGNLEKKVNIKFDFAKLPDGKEICQKQLLSMIDKIMKTDVNHKEMEEYFPAVCDALSQFDKEEIIRRFVSSEFNQFLDYYRHADDINVKTSKERPQIKARTSVKARTSVKEKSSPSSRPLKVKNNGKRIRIEKTQRFFINVGRLDKINEGAIVRLICDKSGIRSGMIGEIDLNREFSFFEVEQKAAAQVSSSLNNAVLDGRPVKVQKVLKNKKNTKRDHNI from the coding sequence ATGAGTTTTAAAACATTAGGACTTTGTACAGAACTGCTTCAATCAGCAGATGAACTTGGATTTACCAGCCCCATGCCTATTCAGGAAAAAGCTATACCAATCCTGCTTTCCGGTGAAAAAGATTTTGTGGGGCTTGCACAGACAGGAACTGGAAAAACATGTGCTTTCGGCCTGCCCCTTATCCAGAAAATTGATAATACTTCTCCCCATACCCAGGGAATAGTGGTCTGCCCCACCCGTGAATTATGTCTCCAGATTACCAGTGATCTGAAAAATTATGCCAGGCATATGAAAACAATTAATATTGTTGCAGTTTACGGGGGTGCCAGTATAGTAAATCAGATTCGCCAGCTTAAAGTTAAACCCCATATCATAGTTGCCACTCCAGGCAGGCTTATGGATATGATGGAGCGCAAGGCTGTTAATCTTTCCCAGATTAATTATGCTGTTTTAGATGAAGCTGATGAAATGCTGAACATGGGTTTTCAAGAAGATATTAATCATATTCTGAAAGCAACGCCTGAACATCGAAAAATCTGGCTTTTTTCTGCAACCATGCCCAGAGGTGTTGCTGCTATTGCAAAAAATTATCTGAAAAATCCAGTAGAGATAACTGTGGGAGCAAAAAATGAAAGCCCCAAAAATATTTCCCATAAATGTTATGTGATCCATGAAAAAAACAGGTACCTGGCTTTAAAAAGAATTATTGATTTTACCCCTGACATGTTTGGTCTTATCTTCTGCAGAACAAGAAAAGATACTCAGATAGTAGCTGAAGATTTAATGAAAGACGGGTATCAGGCTGAATCCCTTCACGGAGATTTGTCCCAGAGCCAGCGTGATTATGTTATGCGTAAATTCAGGCAGGGCACTGTCAGGCTTCTTGTAGCAACAGATGTTGCAGCAAGGGGACTGGATGTGGATGATATAACCCATGTAATCCACTATAATCTTCCTGATGAAATGGAAACCTATACCCATCGAAGCGGCAGAACAGCCAGGGCAGGAAAATCAGGTGCATCCATTGCCCTTATTAATACAAAGGAAAAATACAGGATCGGCAACCTGGAAAAAAAGGTTAATATTAAATTTGACTTTGCCAAACTGCCTGATGGAAAGGAAATCTGTCAAAAACAGCTTTTATCCATGATAGACAAAATCATGAAAACAGATGTTAACCATAAAGAAATGGAAGAATATTTTCCTGCTGTCTGTGATGCTTTAAGCCAGTTTGACAAAGAAGAGATTATCAGGCGTTTTGTTTCATCAGAATTTAACCAGTTTCTGGATTATTACCGCCATGCTGATGATATTAATGTTAAAACATCCAAAGAAAGACCCCAGATAAAGGCCAGAACGTCAGTTAAGGCCAGAACTTCGGTTAAGGAAAAATCATCGCCTTCTTCCAGGCCTTTAAAAGTAAAAAATAATGGAAAACGTATCAGGATAGAAAAAACCCAGCGTTTTTTTATTAATGTAGGCAGACTTGACAAGATTAATGAAGGAGCTATTGTCCGCCTGATCTGCGATAAATCAGGCATTCGTTCCGGCATGATCGGTGAGATTGATCTTAACCGTGAATTTTCATTTTTTGAAGTAGAACAAAAAGCAGCCGCCCAGGTCAGCAGTTCCCTTAACAATGCTGTGTTAGACGGCAGACCAGTTAAGGTTCAAAAAGTTCTTAAAAACAAAAAAAACACCAAAAGAGACCATAATATTTAA